One part of the Calditrichota bacterium genome encodes these proteins:
- a CDS encoding DNA internalization-related competence protein ComEC/Rec2 codes for MKEPAVVVVLNFILGSILGRFFRCSLSPLLAASVTFLLIGFLFYSMRRARIRTCTGMFAGILLGFLWVSAAQTDLQKQANSLLSKIKNPAGLIGTLSSAPEVQHGRLKWILHAEYVLNRDSLFPARAKLLVSSKDTSLRLKMGQRVFLRGYLSQPPGKRNPGEFDYRAYLARRNISAVFYLVQNERVQILSEKRGVFFWTGLIASLRERLSLQITHHLGQTEEAFLLKGLLLGQRGQIDPAIQQRFARTGVIHVLAVSGLHVGFILLLLMGMFSLLHLPETPRTILVIFALIVYAALTGGKPPVIRAVFMAAIILLGYLLQRRTAVLNSLAVAALVLLMVNPFMLFDAGFQLSFLAVLGIVLFYSRILAFFRFVPRNRLQRFWGTKLLPLLIVSFTAQLGTLPLTLYYFHRLPTYSLLANLVVIPLVFVSVALGFALISLGPIWPFLGSVLAVPVKYLLTCLIQFVTFFSRLPGSSIESFGHFSLWYLAAYFILLGMIWFADNPRRVRQLSLGLIFLLLVWTGTDVLLHLQPTLKVTFLDVGQGDGSVVEFPDGHFLMIDAGPRTKSFDAGARLVFPYLRYEHCSRLDAMMISHPHEDHIGGAPFLLAHLAVEEIWDNGDSLDRPIYRLYRNSIRRKKIPLRAVLAGFHRLNWHGASIWIFYPITPSHQIGHADPPDRENNHSVVAKIRFGSRSFLFTGDIEQPVERQLLPFGTLLKSDVLKIPHHGSQTSSTLAFLKAVHPRYAVISVGAHNRFHQPSPEILYRLKRLNIQTLRTDREGAIIFSTDGKHLKIR; via the coding sequence GTGAAAGAACCTGCTGTTGTTGTTGTCCTCAATTTTATTCTTGGAAGTATTCTGGGGCGTTTTTTCAGATGTTCTCTTTCACCCCTTTTGGCTGCATCGGTCACTTTTCTACTGATTGGTTTTCTTTTTTATTCTATGAGACGGGCCCGAATCCGCACCTGTACCGGAATGTTTGCAGGCATTTTGCTGGGATTTTTGTGGGTGAGCGCCGCGCAAACCGATCTTCAAAAACAGGCAAACTCGCTTCTTTCGAAAATCAAAAACCCCGCCGGCCTGATCGGAACCCTCTCCTCGGCGCCGGAGGTTCAACATGGCCGGTTGAAGTGGATTCTCCACGCAGAATATGTTCTCAATCGGGATTCCCTTTTCCCCGCCCGGGCAAAACTCCTGGTTTCTTCCAAAGATACCTCCCTTCGGCTGAAAATGGGTCAGCGTGTTTTCCTCCGCGGGTACCTCAGCCAACCCCCGGGGAAACGAAACCCCGGTGAATTCGATTACCGGGCTTATCTGGCCCGACGAAACATTTCTGCCGTTTTTTACTTGGTACAGAATGAGCGGGTACAGATTCTTTCAGAAAAACGGGGCGTATTCTTTTGGACCGGTTTGATCGCCTCCCTTCGTGAGCGGCTTTCGCTGCAAATCACACACCATCTCGGTCAAACCGAGGAGGCCTTTCTCCTAAAAGGCTTGCTGTTGGGGCAGAGGGGCCAAATTGATCCCGCAATTCAGCAGCGCTTTGCCCGAACAGGCGTAATTCACGTATTGGCCGTTTCCGGTCTTCACGTGGGATTTATTCTTCTTTTGCTGATGGGGATGTTTTCCCTCCTGCATTTGCCTGAAACTCCCCGAACCATTCTGGTTATTTTTGCCCTGATTGTTTACGCCGCTCTCACGGGAGGCAAACCTCCTGTGATTCGAGCCGTTTTCATGGCCGCCATTATTTTGCTCGGCTACCTGCTCCAGCGCCGGACGGCTGTTCTGAATAGTCTGGCTGTTGCAGCCCTCGTTCTTCTCATGGTAAATCCGTTCATGCTTTTCGATGCAGGGTTTCAATTATCTTTTCTGGCTGTTCTTGGAATTGTGTTGTTCTACAGCCGGATTCTGGCTTTTTTTCGATTTGTCCCGCGGAATCGCCTCCAGCGATTTTGGGGCACTAAACTCTTGCCGCTTCTGATTGTGTCATTTACCGCTCAATTGGGAACACTTCCATTGACGCTTTACTATTTTCACCGATTACCCACGTACTCACTTCTGGCCAATCTTGTCGTCATTCCACTGGTTTTTGTCAGTGTGGCTCTCGGTTTTGCGCTGATTTCGCTGGGCCCCATCTGGCCGTTTCTGGGAAGCGTGCTGGCCGTGCCGGTTAAATATCTCCTCACCTGCCTTATTCAATTTGTGACCTTTTTCAGCAGACTGCCGGGCAGTTCCATCGAATCATTCGGGCATTTTTCTCTTTGGTATCTTGCGGCCTATTTTATTCTGTTGGGAATGATCTGGTTTGCCGACAATCCCCGCAGGGTACGGCAGTTATCACTTGGCCTGATTTTTCTCCTTCTTGTCTGGACCGGCACCGACGTCCTGCTCCATCTCCAACCCACACTTAAGGTGACATTTCTGGATGTGGGTCAGGGCGACGGAAGTGTTGTGGAATTTCCCGACGGCCATTTTCTGATGATCGACGCCGGCCCGCGCACAAAATCATTTGATGCAGGTGCACGTCTTGTTTTTCCCTATTTACGATACGAACACTGCAGTCGTCTTGATGCCATGATGATCAGTCACCCCCACGAAGATCATATTGGAGGGGCCCCTTTTTTACTGGCCCATTTGGCCGTGGAAGAAATCTGGGACAATGGAGACAGTTTAGACCGGCCGATTTACCGGCTCTACCGAAACAGTATCCGCCGAAAGAAGATCCCTCTTCGGGCGGTCCTCGCCGGTTTTCACCGTCTCAACTGGCACGGGGCGTCCATCTGGATTTTCTATCCGATCACGCCTTCACACCAAATCGGACACGCAGATCCTCCGGACAGAGAAAACAATCATTCCGTGGTAGCCAAAATCCGTTTCGGATCCCGCTCGTTCTTGTTTACGGGGGATATTGAACAACCCGTGGAAAGACAACTGCTTCCATTTGGCACGCTTCTTAAATCGGACGTACTCAAGATACCACATCACGGAAGTCAAACATCCAGTACCCTGGCATTCCTAAAAGCCGTTCATCCGCGTTATGCGGTGATTTCGGTGGGGGCACACAATCGCTTTCACCAGCCTTCGCCGGAAATCCTTTATCGTCTCAAACGGTTGAACATCCAGACCCTTCGTACCGACAGGGAAGGGGCTATTATTTTTAGCACGGATGGAAAACACCTAAAAATAAGATAA